A window of Argopecten irradians isolate NY chromosome 14, Ai_NY, whole genome shotgun sequence contains these coding sequences:
- the LOC138307252 gene encoding ribonuclease P protein subunit p38-like, giving the protein MSAPTLSHKQMQQTMKKGNSRQGTKAVLSNPYNIHWPTIKEDVQKEILQKLISSLKSLDIARPKGIKKKRKMSDDSKTDTVKPVDEGKQAIRKQLLFGVNQVTRGLEKDDVRLVITCRSAQPVIITRHLIGLASLRKCPAICISDLNKSVCEAMNLTSAVAVGFKKTPEGREPHVFDDLVEFITKHVPETSLPWLHESSTTRSDMETSVSQTAASVDVKCQTSVCEIEASDKSGKNGSADVIRNKSSEGELREMTESPIQESSHKHVTDIVKSYAKPGHQSKVVDYSHFYVYKSEVLKPKSEWPEFIQFSSEPSMDIIDYKDMACGKGISNPNQMSVKYENVSVQRIPPNPDRKKRKRKLKMK; this is encoded by the exons ATGTCTGCGCCCACGTTGTCGCATAAGCAAATGCAGCAGACGATGAAGAAAGGAAATAGTAGACAGGGGACGAAAGCTGTTCTATCTAATCCATACAATATTCACTG GCCGACTATCAAAGAAGATGTCCAAAAAGAAATTCTGCAAAAGCTCATCAG TTCATTGAAGTCACTGGATATTGCAAGACCAAAAGGCATTAAGAAAAAGAGAAAGATGTCAGATGATTCAAAGACAGACACTGTAAAGCCAGTGGATGAAGGAAAACAGGCCATCAG AAAACAGCTCCTGTTTGGTGTGAATCAGGTTACCAGAGGCTTGGAGAAAGATGATGTACGATTGGTCATCACATGTCGGTCTGCCCAACCGGTCATCATAACAAGGCATTTGATTGGTTTAGCCAGCCTCAGGAAATGTCCAGCGATCTGTATTAGTGATCTGAACAAGTCTGTTTGTGAGGCCATGAACTTGACATCTGCTGTGGCTGTTGGATTCAAG aaAACACCTGAAGGTAGAGAACCACATGTGTTTGATGACTTGGTGGAATTCATTACAAAACATGTCCCTGAGACGTCGCTGCCATGGTTACACGAAAGTTCAACAACTAGGTCAGACATGGAAACAAGTGTATCACAAACAGCAGCTAGTGTGGATGTAAAGTGTCAAACCTCTGTGTGTGAAATAGAAGCTTCTGACAAGTCAGGGAAGAATGGAAGTGCAGATGTGATACGTAACAAATCTAGTGAAGGTGAATTGAGGGAAATGACTGAATCTCCTATCCAGGAGAGCTCTCACAAACATGTGACAGATATTGTAAAATCATATGCTAAGCCAGGACATCAGTCTAAAGTTGTGGACTATTCACATTTCTATGTCTATAAATCAGAGGTTTTAAAACCAAAAAGCGAATGGCCagaatttattcaattttcgAGTGAACCATCAATGGACATTATAGACTACAAAGATATGGCATGTGGTAAAGGTATCAGTAATCCAAACCAAATGTCtgtgaaatatgaaaatgtgtCAGTGCAAAGAATTCCTCCCAATCCTGatagaaagaaaagaaaacggaaattaaaaatgaagtga